The genomic region aattttacaaataagaaaaaatataataaacaatGAATAAAGATTATATCTGAGAGGAGTTTGTCTAAATCAATCATGCATAGCAGTGCAATGGAAGATGTAGAGTGCTTTCATAGCTGACCTAACAACTCGTTaccaaaaaataatttttaaaaatatataaaaatcttaattttaaagaaaaattagttttattaatgCATTGGTGGAATGAAAAGGTTTTTGAATTGAGAGTCCAGGATTCGTATTTCATTGTCTACACATTtacttatatatattattttataattttataatttaaattattaaggAATCAAATAGAAATTTAGCTTAGTTTAGAATAAAATGGACTAGTTTGGGATTTTTGTGAATCATAAAAATAGGGCCCAAAAAtccatttattattagacaaatataaattaataattatataaattaataattaaattaataattaaattgtatGTTATAATGTATGAAATGAGAAATAGTTCTTGGTATTGAACTAgtttacaatttttatcTCAAATATAAGCTTTAAAACTAAGATTCtcaatttcataatttcattaataacatttgttaatattCATCTTCCATAAATTCTTCAGTATCCTCTAATTTTGTAGGTTTGTTATGCGATTTAGTTTGAACAGTGGAATCCAACCCGAACCCCTCATTTTCGTACATTCGGTTATTTTCCCTTTCATAGTCAAATTCCACCTCCTCAGGTGTCCCCTCCTCTTGCTCCAAATGTTTTGatttcttctttttcttGCCTCCAACAAAGTTTCCGTCAGTAAATGACATAAAAACCTCGTGACAAACCTGAACGAAGCTGATGAGCTTGTCCCTGTCCTTAGAGAAGTTGTTCTCGAACAAGTAGTTCCGATAAGCAGCGAAAATTAGACCAAGTTTAACCTTGTTAATCCTCACAGGATTACTCTTAACCAGAGGCTCGAGGAAGCTTCTAAGCTGAGTTTCAATCTTCTTACTGAAAAATAACTTAATTCTGTTCTTTAGACTTCTAATTTTGAAGTACAGAGTGTCATAGTAGAGATATCTGCCCAGCATTTCGTGGTCTCTGTTGTTAAATTTTAGGACTTTCAGATTCTCATTGTATACCCTATCTATAAATTGATCTTGGGTTATTCTAGATTTGCGCCTGAAAATGAAGTCtagaattaaatttttatgaGCTCTAGAATTCACAAATATCGTCACGGCAACATTCACCTGGTCTAAATCAGGAAGGTCCACGTTCAAATAATCCTTCCCATCTAGTAACGTTCTGTTGTCCAGAGTAATGCAATTGCCGTCCTGACACCTTTCCAAGTAATCGGTGACCATGTCCCTACAATTAACTGAAGCGTAGGGAACAGTGTTTTTCTCCAGAGGCTGTTTATCTGAGGAACCATTCTTACAGAAGTCTGAAAGTAGTGGAGGCatagttaatatatagtCTGACATTAAGGCGCTAACCACCTTGGTGCCCAGAACCTTCATAATGGAGTGTTTCACCAGTTTAGAATATGAAATTGTGAGCCTTTCAGGCTCAACCACACCAGAAACCTTGAGGTACAACAGATATGAATCAATTACCATTTGTAAGTCTCTCATTCCTATCTCAAGTGTCTTTGATTTAGCAACGTTCTTCGCAGCACGGGTCAACCAACTGGTTTGTCTGAGCCTGAAGAAGAAGCGCATTAGCTTCCACTTGTTCATGAATTTGGCAAGCGGACTATCAGCCAAATATGCCAAATAGTGAAGTGTGGCCTTGTACAAGACCTCCGTCAGAATCATGCGATTAAAATCGTTCCCAAAGTTAGTCTTTCCAAAGTTAATCCGAGTCATTTTGCTGTTAAAGGACTCAATTGTCCTCTCCTCACTACGGTATATTCTGTTCTTAATTTTTCTGTATAAGTTGTAAAATTTCGACTTTTGCCAAGCGCCTGAATCCTCAAAAACACCCAATGCAAAGGCATACTGGTTCAGAAACGGGAGATTAATCTTCAAACCGTTTGGTAAAGCCACTACGGGAGCATTGTCCAGAGTGAAACAATCACCATTCAAACACCTCTCAGTATAGGCATTTATAAATACCATACAGCTCTCCAAATCATATTTACAAAACTTCTTTGAATCCACAGTATTCTTTGATAAATACTCTGACATCATCTCAGTCACACGATCCAACTTTACTGAACTTTTAATATACTTTGGTCTGTCCGATTCTTCAGTCTTTGAACTTTCAGACTCTTCACTCTTTAAAtcttctaattttttactctTTAGTCTTTCTAATCCTTTAGTCTTTAAGTCTTCTAATTCTTTACTCTTTGAATCTTCTGTTTCTTTACGCAATAATTCCTCATATTCTTTAGTCTTTAAATCTTGTAATTCTTTATCATGTAAttcttcatattttttactcATTAACTCATCAAATTCTTCACTCTTTAGTTTTTCCAATTCTTTATCATGTAATTCATCAACTTCTACAgcttttaaattatcaaatactTCATTAATTGAACCCTGATGTgtagattttaaattttcaggCTCAAGAGTTTTGGAAGGAAATCGTCTTGGAGGTTTCCGATGTACCTTTTCTGTATAATCCGAATCCTCAGAATCATCATCTGACATTAATTCTGGACTTAAGGCTCTTCTAGCCCTAGTTCTCCTACCAATGGAGTTTCCAGGCCTAAATAGGCTCAAGGCCAGTATAATAAGAAGGGAATGCTTAACTGACATTTTTCATACTttagtaatttattaggCAGAAATTAGGTAATACAGGTCTGTCTAAAGAATAAATGGCTCTAAATTGGCCCATTTTGGGAATAAACAGAATAATCAAGaggaaaatgaagaaaCTGTCTACAAATATGCATTAAAGTGcaagaagaagaaaatggaagaataacaaataatatgtaAGAAATTGCATTTAAAAGTTATAAATGAGtatctaatataattaaataaaaagaatTAAAGAGTTTAAGGCTCAGGTCATGaaattcttcaaatttgaaattttgtatatttacacattttagtCATAAAaggtaaaaaataacaaaaatatgtttaatttaatattatagaatttaaatactacacagttaattataaatgGAAGAAGGATTTATGGAATCCTAAGTTCCCCatcaaatgaaaatttaggATAAATTTGTCAACTTTTACCGACTTTCATTTTTTCCATTTTTCGGGAAAGGGCATCTTCCCTTTCTTTCCTTATTTTGGCCAGTCTAATGTATTGTGAATAGATTTTATTACCTTGCCAAATCAGCCTTTGCTGTGGCCAACTTTCCCTCAGCCATTAActtctaataataataattttgattttgagTACCATTTTATCTCTTTCAAATTTCTGCCGTCTTAGCTCTTCTTTTTCTCTTCTACTCAATTCTACAGTTTTTTCAACTGAGTTTTTAGTTTTGTTCGGGTTATTGACTTCAATAAGTGGTTCAAATTCCTAAGGTATAAAATTCAGTAAACTATTTACATTTGATACTCGAGTATTAGTCTCGGGGACCTaaaaaactaataatattgatgtTAGAACCTCATTTTCAGAATCATCAGATGATTCATTGGAGTCTGAGCCTTCGGATTGTTCCAGGTTCAATATCTCTTGATTTCTAGCAATTATTTCATCATCCGAAGCTACATATCTAGACCTTCCTTTAGGCGTAAATTTTTTATGAGAACCTCTTGACTTATAActcatttaatatatatttgaaattaaatttcaattaataatttaaaatattattttgataacttaaaatattttaataatttaaaataaatattaatttagtttattgTTTTGATAATTAGGAAGGAAATTAGCTAGCCCGATATgaacattaatttaatcaattttaatttaatattaataatgtgttTTCATCATTCTTAAGGTTTTTTattaaagtataaataatatggGAGACCTTTGGGATACAGACTTACAGAACGCCAAAACATTAATAAGGTCCGCCAATGaatatgttaatatttatacatcGCAAACTGATAAGGCTGAAACTCTCAAATGCCTAACAATAATAAGAGCTAAAGTAGCCTCTTTAAAAAGGgtaattttctatatttcCCACCAATTCTTCAGACTATAAATAATCTTGAAATGAGTTTACTTGATATGGATTCTAATAACTTAAGTTCTACAATAGTTCATAATAGAAGACGTGATCTTGATGAagttatttattcattCAGATCATTAGAACTTATTcttaaaaattcaaatccAGACCTTACACATTTACATCCAAATGATAAAACAGCTGTAATTTCTCAAAATTAACATAATTACACATAATTATAGATAATTATAGATAATTATAGATAATTATAGATAATTTtggataataaattataaatttagagattgaatgaaaatgatttgaataatttatcaagttcggaattttcatattataGAGACACgatgataaaaatacaaGATGATGAATTGGATTTGTTAGATAATAGTGCCAGTTctataaagaatataagTACAAATATTAGAGATGAAGTTAATTTACATACAAGATTACTTGGTGATGTTTCCGAATCAATGGATTATACAAATACATTTGTTAATAGAAATCGTGAAAGATTTAATCATATTATCCTTAGAGGAAGTAAAAAACAACTtgttttcattattatttttcttaCTATTATACTCTTTCTTTTACTCTTTTTATAATCTTCCACACATACAGATtcctaataaataatttttgtaatatattaaatttattatattaaattattatatattaaatttgtatataactTTAATCAGTTGTAATTGTATGAATAAATGGGTAAAAAATCtaagaagaaaaaattcaaggtaattatatttaaatttgataatttttaggaaaatatatttaaagaagaagaaattaaatattatttaacaaaaGTTAGGAAATTTGCAATTTCTGAAGgtttgttaaaattaattaaattattttctagatgataaatctttaattaaatcacttcaaattaaaaagaaaaataaaattccaAAATTTCAATCATCAAAACAACAATCGCATGATGTGGAGTTACCCAGTGATGACTTACAAGAAGAGGAGTTGGAGGAAGAAGAGAAGTTATCCAGTGAACAGTCATTGATAGATGAGGAATTACCCTATGAACAGCCATTGAAAGATGAGTTATCCACTGAAAAATTATCTGAAACTTCTAAcactttaaatattaactTACTTGATGACCATCTGGATGACCATCTGGATGACCACCTGCATGACCATCTGGAGGATAAATTCCGATTAGAACCggaatataaaaatgtaatgGTTGAAAGAGATATTGAAGTGGATTTGAAAAGACGTAAATTACCATGTTGTATGATGGAACAAGAAATTATTGatactattaaaaataatgatattattcttattaCTGGTGATACTGGTACAGGAAAATCTACTcaagtattattataccCACTAcagttaatttatatacttatatTTAGTTCTAGATTTACTGTATTtagctgtagaattagctccctttccaggagtacactccataggcatagaattagctccctttcccagtagttatttagtgtatatttagctctctttccaatagtacactctatacccatagaattagctccctttcccaggGTTTATTTAGTTACATATTTAGCTCTCCTTCCAGGAGTACTAAAAGTGTtattagctccctttcccaggGGTCTAGTTAGTGTATTTAGTGTATTTAGtgaataatgaaaaattagataCCACAATTTTTATATGAGAATGGATTTTGTATtgatgatttaataattggtATAACACAAACAAGAAGAGTAGCTTGTATAGCAATAACTAAACAAATATCATTAGAATTAAATTCTAATCAATTAATTGGATATCAAGtaaaatttttcaatacaAATTATGTTTTTAGATAAGatatgataaaaaatataatgaaaattgtaaaattaaatttatgaCTGATggaatattaattaatgaattaaaaaatgatatacTCTTACAGTAATTCAATactcaaattatatacttaaattatatacttaaattatatactcaaattatatactcaATAGATtaatgtataattttagtaaatattcagtaataataatagatGAAGCACATGAAAGAAGAATAAATTCTGATATATTAATAGGTTTATTAACacaaattgttaaattaagacgtaaacaatataataattatcttaCTAAATTTCCATTAAAGTAATTTATACTCTTAGTTAATCCTTAGTTTATAGGCTTAAGTTATGCTCTAGTTATAGGCTTAGTTATAGGGTTAGATAACCCTTAATTTATAGCCTTAGATGGCTTAAGTGGTTAATAGGCTTAAAATAGTCTTAATTAGCCTTAATACCCCTAAATAGCCCTTAAATAGCTAAATATCCTTAGTTACCCCTTAATTACCTAAAACccttaaatagccttaatTTATAGCCCTTATATATAACcctttagttataccctCAGTTTATACCTCTCAGTTACTTCTCAGTTACTTCTCAGTTAACACCTTAGATATCCCCTCAGCTATCAAGAGTTTTAGTTATCTAAAgttaattgtataatttgataaatatgtttgtaatttgattataGAATGATAATAATGAGTGCGACAATTAGGAAAGAAGATTTTTTGGAgaatgaattatttaaaggTATAAAACATGTTCATATAACATCAGattctttaaattatactgtacattataataaaactacacctaaaaattatttattggaagcaaagaagaaaattttacaaatccataaaaaattaccaaaaGGCTcaattttagtttttttaactggaaaatatgaattatacaaattaaaaatggaaTTATCCCGATCAATAGAATTGTCTCGTTCAATAGAATCTTCCTATCCTATGGAATCTTCAGATTCAGTAGAATCTTCCTA from Theileria annulata chromosome 1, complete sequence, *** SEQUENCING IN PROGRESS *** harbors:
- a CDS encoding rhoptry-associated protein, putative (Tap349e08.q2ks7.cand.3 - score = 53.66;~Signal peptide predicted for TA05705 by SignalP 2.0 HMM (Signal peptide probability 0.996, signal anchor probability 0.000) with cleavage site probability 0.500 between residues 21 and 22); the protein is MSVKHSLLIILALSLFRPGNSIGRRTRARRALSPELMSDDDSEDSDYTEKVHRKPPRRFPSKTLEPENLKSTHQGSINEVFDNLKAVEVDELHDKELEKLKSEEFDELMSKKYEELHDKELQDLKTKEYEELLRKETEDSKSKELEDLKTKGLERLKSKKLEDLKSEESESSKTEESDRPKYIKSSVKLDRVTEMMSEYLSKNTVDSKKFCKYDLESCMVFINAYTERCLNGDCFTLDNAPVVALPNGLKINLPFLNQYAFALGVFEDSGAWQKSKFYNLYRKIKNRIYRSEERTIESFNSKMTRINFGKTNFGNDFNRMILTEVLYKATLHYLAYLADSPLAKFMNKWKLMRFFFRLRQTSWLTRAAKNVAKSKTLEIGMRDLQMVIDSYLLYLKVSGVVEPERLTISYSKLVKHSIMKVLGTKVVSALMSDYILTMPPLLSDFCKNGSSDKQPLEKNTVPYASVNCRDMVTDYLERCQDGNCITLDNRTLLDGKDYLNVDLPDLDQVNVAVTIFVNSRAHKNLILDFIFRRKSRITQDQFIDRVYNENLKVLKFNNRDHEMLGRYLYYDTLYFKIRSLKNRIKLFFSKKIETQLRSFLEPLVKSNPVRINKVKLGLIFAAYRNYLFENNFSKDRDKLISFVQVCHEVFMSFTDGNFVGGKKKKKSKHLEQEEGTPEEVEFDYERENNRMYENEGFGLDSTVQTKSHNKPTKLEDTEEFMEDEY
- a CDS encoding uncharacterized protein (Tap349e08.q2ks7.cand.2 - score = 20.29), coding for MSYKSRGSHKKFTPKGRSRYVASDDEIIARNQEILNLEQSEGSDSNESSDDSENEVPETNTRVSNEFEPLIEVNNPNKTKNSVEKTVELSRREKEELRRQKFERDKMKLMAEGKLATAKADLAR